The DNA region CCCGGACGCCCTCGTCCCGCACCCGGACTTCGCGAGCGTGGACGTGAGCTTCATCGGCCTGCGCCTCGTGCTGCCGGTCCTGCCGGGCCTGCTCAGGCCCGGGTCGGCGATCGTCGCGCTGATCAAGCCGCAATTCGAGGCCGGCCGCGCCCGCGTCGGCCGCGGCGGCCTCGTCCGCGACCCGGAGGTCCACGCCGAGGTCTGCGCGGCCGTCCGCGAGACCCTGGAGGGGCTCGGGGCCGCGGTCCTGGGCCTGATCGACTCGCCGGTCCCGGGCGGCGACGGCAATGCCGAGTTCCTGATCGGCGCGAGGTTGCCGTGAGCGACGCAGCGGATATCGAGACGGTCACCATCCGGGAGCTCGGCGCCCGCGGCGACGGGATCGCCGAGGACGGGACCCCGGTGCCCTACGCGCTGCCCGGGGAACGCGCGGAGATCCGCCGCGAGGCGCGCCGCGCCGCGCTGCTCGGCGTCGCGCAGGCCTCGCCCGACCGGGTCGAGCCGTTCTGCCCGTACTACATGCGCTGCGGCGGCTGCCGCACCCAGCACCTCGCGCGGCCCGCGGAACTCGCCTGGAAGCGCGACCTCGTCGCCCAGGCCCTGTCGCAGGCGCGCCTCGACGTGACGCCCGGGCCGGCCGTCGACGCCCACGGGGCGGGACGCCGCCGCCTCACCCTGCACGTGCGCGAGATCGGCGGCCGGGCCGAGGCCGGCCTGATGGCGGCGCGCAGCCACGCGCTGGTGCCGATCGACCACTGCCCGATCACCGTGCCGGCGCTGCACCCGGCCCCCGCGGTCGCGCGCCGCCTCGCCGCCCCGCTGGGCCACGGGCGCAAGCCCCTCGACCTGGCCGTCACCGCCACCGACCAGGGCCTCGACGTCGACCTGCGCGGCCACGGACCGGTGAGCGCCGGCGTCGGCGCCGCGCTGGTGCGGATCGCCGGAGAACTCGGGCTCGCCCGGCTCTCCCTGCACGGCGAGCGCCTCATGGAGGCCGAGCCGGTCTCGGTCACGGCGGACAGCCCCGCCGGCGGCACCGCCGCGGCGGGCCGCCTCTACCCGGCCCCCGGCGGCTTCCTGCAGGCGACCGCGGCCGGACAGGCGACGCTCTGCGACCTGACCGTGGCGGCCCTCGGGCCCCGCATCCGGCGCGTCGCCGACCTGTTCGCGGGCTGCGGGCCGCTGACCCTGGCGATCGCCCGGACGGCCGCGGTCCACGCCGTCGAGTCCGACGCCGCCGCCCTCGCGGGCCTCGACCGCGCCGCGCGTGCCGCCTCGGGCCTGCGCAGGATCACCAGCGAGCGCCGCGACCTGTTCCGACGCCCCCTGCTCCCCCCCGAACTCGACGCCTTCGACGCGGTGGTGTTCGACCCGCCCCGGGCCGGCGCGGAGGCCCAGGCCCGCCAGATCGCCGCGGCGCGGGTTCCCCTCGTGGTCGGCGTCGCCTGCGATGCCGGAACCTTCGCGCGGGACGCGGCGACGCTGGTCGCCGGCGGGTACCGGCTGGAGGCCGTCACGCCGGTCGACCAGTTCCGCCATTCGGGCCACGTCGAGATGGTCGGGGTGTTCCGGCGCGAGCCCGCGCGGCGCCGCTGAACCACGCAACCTGCGGTCAAGTTTCACGTTCTCCCGGCGATCGGAGAGCCTTCATGATCCGCGGACTCCTTCGCCCCGCGACGCTCGGCGCGCTGAGCCTCGCCCTCGCCACCCCGCTCGCGGCGCAGGCGCTGGCGCCCGACCAGACCGGAACCGGCAGCGGCCCGGCCTCGACCATCACGGCGCCGAACACCAACAGCCTCGGCGTGACCAAGCCGCCCGGCACGTCCCTCGGCCCCGGCGAAGTGCCGACCCGCGAGCAGCGGCGGCGCGAGCGCGCCCTGACCGACAGGATCGAAGGCAGCATCTGCGACGGCTGCAACTGAGATCGGGTCGGAGCCGGCCGCTGCGGCGGAACCCGGTTCGCGGCCTCCGACTCGCCGCATCGTGAATGCGCACGCGCCCCCCGCGCGCCCGACCAACCCGCGGGGCGGGATCGGGATGTCACGGAAGCGTCAGAAAACAGCGCCACATCCGCGGCACAGCTTGCATCGGCCAACGTGGTGCCGGATGCGGGCTGCGGCCCCGCGCTGTCCCGTGACCGATCCGCATCCGAGACCCGTACGTGATCTTCATCCACCAGCCCGCCGTCGGCGCCGGAGCCACGCTGCTCGAGCGCCGCGTCATCGATCTCCAGGACACGGTCCCCGAGGACACGGTCTGGCTCGACCTGATCCGCCCGAGCCGCGAGGAGGAGCTGAAGGTCGAGTCGTTCGCGGGCATCGAGGTGCCGACCCGCGAGGAGATGAAGGACATCGAGCCCTCGGAGCTGCTCTACGTCGAGGACGGCGCCCGCTACATGACCGGCCGGGTGCTCTCGAAGGTCAGCGACGCCGAGGAGCCGGGCCTCGCCGGCATCACCTTCATCCTGCGCGGCAACCGGCTGGTGACCGTGCGCCACGAGGAGCCGCAGGCCTTCCGCATGTACACGCAGCGCGCCGGGCGCTCGATGGGCAACGGCGGCGCGTCGGCCCCGTCGGGCGAGTCGATCCTGGCCGGGCTGATCGAGGCGGTGATCGACCGGGCCGCCGACGTGCTGCAGCTCCAGGGCGAGCGCATCGACCGCCTGTCGGGCAAGATCTTCGAAGTGCAGGAGGATCCCTCGGCCCGCAACACCGCCCTGCAGGACACGCTGCGCGCCCTCGGACGGCACGGTGATCTCATCTCCAAGCAGCGGGAAAGTCTCGTCTCCATGGAGCGGATCCTGCTCTCGCTGTCGGCGACCTACCGGACCAACAAGGCCCCGCGCGATCTGCGCGAGGACGTGCGCTCGACCCTGCGGGATCTGCAGTCCCTGGAGGAGCACGCCACCTTCCTGTCGACGAAGATCCAGTTCCTGCTCGACGCGACCCTCGGGCTCGTCAACCTCGAGCAGAACAACATCATCAAGCTGTTCTCGGTCATGGCGGTCGTCTTCATGCCGCCGACCCTGATCGCGTCGATCTACGGCATGAATTTTAAGTCCATACCGGAACTAGATTTCGCGTTCGGATATCCGATGGCGCTGATCATGATGGTCGTGGCCGCCGTATTTCCCTACTTCTTCTTCCGGTGGAAGAAGTGGCTCTGACAACAAATGCTGGTATAGGGCCGATAGAATTTTAAGACCTCTGCGGGAGCATGGTGGGGCCTGAAGGCGCGGCGCGGCCGCGAAGACGGAATCTCCCATGCGCTTCTCCCTCAAGACGGTCCTCGCCGGTGCCATCGGCCTGCTCGCCCTCGCCGCCGTCGGCCAGGGGATCGCCAGCGTCGTGAGCTTGTCGGAGATCGAGCGGAACGCCGCGGCGATCTCGCAGCAGGCGCTGCCCGCGCAGAACCAGGCCGAGGCCATCGGGACGGCCGTGCGGGACGCGCGCCTGCGGCTCTACCGACTCGCGGTGGCCTCGCCCGACGTGGCGGCCCTGGACAAGAACCAGACGGCGCTGACCGACGCCCTCGGCGAGTTGTCCGGCCTCCGGCAGGCCTATCAGGACCGCCTGACGAGCCCGGAGGCCCGCGCGATCTACGAGCGCTTCACCAACGCGTGGAACGCTTACCAGAACATCCAGCTGCAGGTGGTCGAGCTGATGATCGCGGGCGAGCAGCCGGGCGCCCTCGCGCTCGTGCTGGATCCCGCGACGGGGGCGCAGAACGACGCCGCGGTGGCCAGCCTGACCGAGTCGATCGCGGCGGCCCGGGGCCAGACCGAGGCCAACGTCACCCAGACCGTGCAGGCGGCGACGCGCGCCAAGCTGATCGCGATGATCGCCACCGTGGTCGGCCTCGCGGTCGCGGCGGCCGCGATGCTGTTCGCCCTGTTCGGGATCGCGCGCCCGATCGAGCGCATGACCGGCGCGATGGGCCGCCTCGCCGAGGGCGACGAGACCGTGCCGGTCCCGCATACGGGACGCCGCGACGAGATCGGCGCGATGGCGGCGGCCGTGCAGGTCTTCAAGGACAACCTGGTCCACACCCGCGCCCTGGAGCGGGAGACCGCCCTGGCGCGGGACGGCGCCGAGGCGCAGCGCCGGCGCGCGGTCCACGCCATGGCCGAGTCGTTCGAGGCCGCGGTCGGCGGCGTGCTGGCCCGGGTGGCGGACGCCGCCCTCGGCCTGCGGGCCGACGCCGAGGCGATGAGCGGCACGGCCACGCACACCGCCGAGCGCTCGGCCACGGTGGCGGGCGCCGCCCAGGAGGCCGCCCAGCATGTCGGCACGGTCGCGGCGGCCGCGGAGGAGCTCGGCGCCTCGGTGCAGGAGATCGGCCGCCAGGTCGACGGGTCCGCCGAACTCGCCCGGAGCGCGGTGGTCCAGGCCGGCGACACGGCCGGCCTCGTGCAGGAGCTGAGCGCCGCCGCGGGCCGGATCGGCGACGTCGTGCGCCTGATCACCGCCATCGCCGGCCAGACCAACCTGCTGGCGCTCAACGCCACGATCGAGGCGGCCCGCGCCGGCGAGGCGGGGCGCGGCTTCGCGGTGGTCGCCAGCGAGGTGAAGCAGCTCGCCGCCCAGACCGCCCGGGCCACCGAGGAGATCGCCGGTCAGGTCGGCCGCATCCAGGGCGCGACCGGGCAGACCGTGGACGCGATCGACGGGATCGCGGCGCGCATCCGCGAGATCGACGGGGTGGCGACCTCGATCGCGGCCGCCGTCGAGCAGCAGGGCGCGGCGACCCGGGAGATCGCCCGGAACGTCGCCGAGGCGGCGTCCGGGACCGGCGCGGTCACCGGGACGATCGACGCGGTGGCGCGGGCGGCCGACGATACGGGTACGGCCGCCACGCGGATGCTGGCCTCCGCATCGAGCCTCTCGGAGGAGGCCGCCGAGCTGCGCCGGGAGATCGACGCCTTCCTGCACACGGTGCGCGCCGCCTGAGGTCCAGCCGGGGCTCAGCCGGGGCTCGACAGCTTCATCAGGACGAGCCCGGAGCCGATCAGGCCGGCCGCGAGGATCCGGCTGGCGCTCGCCTGCTCCCCGAGCACGGCGATGCCGACCAGGGAGGCGCCGACCGCGCCGATGCCGGTCCAGATCGTGTAGGCGGTCCCCAGGGGCAGCGTGCGCATGGCCAGCGCCAGGAAGCCGACGCTGCCGGCCATCGCCAACGCCATGATGGCGGTCGGCCAGAGGCGCGTGAAGCCCTCCGACTGCTTCATCGCGAAGGCCCAGACGACCTCCAGCACGCCCGCGGTGACGAGATAGATCCAGGCCACGGCGGCCCTCCCGAAAGGGCCGGGCCGTCCCGGACTTGTGCCCCGCCCGGCGGGGGGAGGACGTGGCCTCGCGGCGGGTCAGCTAGCGATGTTCGGCCGAGCCCGCAAGCGCGGCGGCCCCGGATCCCACGCACCGCCCTCCTCCCGAGGCGCCGCGTCGGCGGCCTCGAAGGAGGGCGCGGAGCGGATCCCTCAGGCCACCGCGGCGAGGTGCTTGACCTCGGCCTTGGCCACCACCTTGCCGACGGGCGGCGCCTTGCAGGTCTCCGCCTCGGGGGCCAGGACCGGCGGCTGCACCCAGCGGCCGGCGTCGAGCTCGGCGATCCGGCCGTTGATCTCGCGGATGACGTAGCGCGAGAACGGGTAGACGTGCAGGTAGATCACCATGTTGGTGACCACGGCCTCCAGGGCGGCCGGGTTGCGGCGGGCGGTCTCAAGGAACACGCTCCAGAAGTGCTTGGCGAGTTCCGGACGCCGCACCGTCATCCGCCAGCACACGCGCAGCAGCGAGTAGAGATCGTGGGCGACGTGGCGCCAGTTGAGTTTCTGGGCGGCGAATTTCGGTCGCTTCACCTGCCGCGCCACCACCCGCACCCGGTCGAAGAAGTTCGGCGGGTCGTAGATCTCCTGGAGGACGTCGCGGTAGTCGCCGAGCACGTCGCGCTGCGGGCGCAGCGTCACGAAGTTGATCCCCTGCGTGCACTGGTCGCCCTGGTCGGCCGTCGTCGCCGCGTAGTTCTCGTAGAGGCGGCCCTCCTTGCGCAGGCGGCGCGAGAGCTGCGTGTTCGGCAGCGCGAAGAGCAGGCCGACCATGGCAATCGGGATGCCGGTCTGGCCGATGCACAGCGACATCGCCTTGCTGATGCTGTCCTTCTCGGTGTCGAAGCCGACGATGAAGCCGGCCGTGACGAACATGCCGTGCTCGTAGAGCTTGTGCACGCTGTCGGCGATGGACCGCTTGGTGTTCTGCTTCTTCTGCGTCTGGATCAGCGTCGCCTCGTCGGGCGTCTCGATCCCGGTGAACAGGGCGAAGAAGTTCGCGTCCCGCATCATCCCGAGCAGCTCGTCGTCGTCCGCGAGGTTGAGCGAGGCCTCGGTGGAGAACTTGAACGGGTAGCCGTGATCCTCCTGCCACTTGATCAGGTGGGGCAGGAACAGCTTGATCGCCTTCTTGTTGCCGATCAGGTTGTCGTCGACGAAGTCGACATGGCCGCGGTAGCCGAGGCCGTAGAGCCGGTCGAGCTCGGCCAGCATCTGCGGCGTGGTCTTGGTCCGCGGGGCGCGGCCGTAGAGCTCGATGATGTCGCAGAACTCGCAGGTGAACGGGCAGCCGCGCGAGAACTGGACGCCGACGTAGAGGTAGTGGCTGAAGGTCAGCAGGTCGAAGCGCGGGATCGGGCTCTTGGTGACGTCGGCCTTGAACTTCTCGGCCGTGAGCCGGCCGCGGCGCTCGCCGGCCTCCCAGGCGGCCACGAACTTGTCGAGGATGCCCTCGGCCTCGCCCAGCACCAGGAAGTCGGCCTTGTCGTAGACCTCCGGCGTCGAGGTCGGGGCCGGGCCGCCGACGCAGACCGGGGTTCCGAGCGCCACGCAGCGGTCGATGACCACGAGGCAGTCCGGCTCCTGGGGCAGCATGCCGCCGGTCATCACGAGGTCGGCCGCCTGGATCTGCGCGTCCGTCAGCTCTTCGCAGTTGCGGTTGACGAGCGTCACCTGCCAGGCCGGCGGCAGCATCGCGGCCAGCGTGATGAGGCCGAGCGGCGGCGCGGGCGCGCGGGCGCCCTGCAGCTCCATGGCCTCTTTGAAGTTCCACATCGAGTTTTCGTAGAACTTCGGGAACACCATCAGCACGCGCGGCGCCGTGTTCGCTTCCGACATGCCAGTTTCCTCGTTCACACGCGCGGTCCCGGCCCGACCGGAGATCGGAGCGGGCACAGGATCGACCCCTGACCTGCGGGCGAATTAAGGCCGTTTTTCGCTCCCGCAGCAATCGGTGCCGCCGATCCCGCCAGGACGCGCGTCCGAGCACCGCGAATCAACCCCGCCGACGGGTCTCCGGGGCGGATCCGGCCCGTTTGCCGCGGGGCTGCGCCATTCGGGCGACAGGTCCCGCCGGAACCGTCACGGCGCGACGCGGAACCGCTCCGGCCGCGTCCCGTCGGCGTCGGTGAAGCCGTAGACCCGCGCGAGGTCGCCGGCATGCAGCACGGCGCCCGCCCGGGCGGCGATGTCGGGGTCGGCGGCGAGCGCCGCCAGCGCCCGGCCAGCGTAGAGCGGGCTCTCGGTGGCGTGCTGGACGTGACCGAGGTCGCGCGCCCGCTCGGTGGCGACGAAGCCCGGCGACAGGCCGAGGGCGGTGACGCCGTGGGGCGCGAGTTCCCGCGCGAAGGCCAGGGTCAGCCGGTTGGTCGCGGCCTTGGCGGAATCGTAGAACACGTCGCCGAGGTAATCCTCGGTCCCGAAGGAGACGAGCGCCAGCAGTCCGGCCCGCGCCGCCACCATGGCGGGGGCGACCGCCCGGGCGAGCAGCAGGGCCGGCAGCGGCCCGGCCTCGAGGAGGCCGAGATACGGCTCCGCCGAGCGGCGCCAGAACGGCGTGCCCCAGCCGGCGCCGTCCGGGTAGCGCTCGCCGTCGTAGCCCTCGTTGCCGCTCCACACGCTGCAGGCCGCGACGTCGATCCGCCCGAACCGGCGCAGCGCCCAGTGCACCAGCGCGTCGGTGGCGCGCTCGGAGCGGTGGTCGCAGAGGTAGTGGTGCCCGCGCCCGCCGGCCGCGTCGACCGCGCGGGCCGTGTCCTCGATCGCCTCCGCGCGCATCTCGGTGCGCGGGCCGGTCTCGCTGGAGCGGGCCGTGACGATCACCGTGGCCCCCGCCTCGCCCAGCGCCCGCGCGAGGCCCCGGCCGACGCCCCGCGACGCGCCCGCGACGAGGCAGATCTTCTGGGAGAGGTCGGGCGGGCTCACGCCGAGGCGGCGGGCTTCGACCGCGACAGGAAGGCGGCGAGACGCTCCTGGGATTCGGGCGAGCGCAGCTGCGCGTCGAAGGCCCTGGCCTCCGCCTCCAGGGCCGCCTCGACCTGCGCCTGGTCACCTCGGATCAGTGCCCGGGACGCCGTCAGCGCCCCGCGCGGCAGGGCGGCGAGGCGCGCGGCCTGCGCGATGGCCTGCTCGACCAGCATGTCGGCGGGCAGCACCGCGTTGACGAGGCCCAGCGCCTGCGCCTCGTCGGCCTCGAGCGGCCGCGACAGCAGCAGCAGCTCGGTCGCCTTGAGCCGGCCGACCCGCAGGGGCAGCAGGTAGCTCGACGCCGCCTCCGGCACGAGGCCGAGCTCGACGAAGGGCATGCGCAGGCGCGCCGCCGGGCTCGCGTAGACGAGGTCGCAGTGCAGGCAGAGCGTCGCGCCGATGCCGACCGCGATCCCGTCGACCGCCGCCACCATCGGGGTGCGGGTCCGGGCGAGCTGGCGGATGAAGGCCAGCGCCGGCGAGGCGCTGAAGCCGTCCCCGGCCTTGTCCCCGGAAGACTGCCCCATGAAGTCGGCGAGGTCGTTGCCGGCGCTGAACATGCCGGGCTGCCCGGCGAAGACCACCGCGCCGACCGCGTCCGACGCGTCGGCCTCCGTCAGGCCCGCGCGCATCGCGTCGTACATGGCGCCCGTGAGGGCGTTCTTCTTCTCCGGACGGTTCAGGGTGATCAGGCGGACGCCGCCCGCGAGGTCGTCGATCGTCACGGGTTCGGCCATGGTCCGCTCCTCAAACCGCCAGCGCCAGGGCGGCGTCGTCCGTGAAGGCGCCGCCCTCGACCACCGCCTGCTCCAGGCCGGACGCGGCCACCAGGAGGTTCTCGGCGTAGAACCGGGCGAGGGCGATGCGGGCCGCGTGCGCCGGGTCCGTCTCGCCCGCCTTCCGGGCGGCGCTCGCGGCGAGCGCGCTGCGGGCGAGGCAGGCGGCGCCCAGCGTGAGGCCGAACAGCCGCAGGTACGGCGTCGCGCCGGCGAGCGCCGCCTCGGGGCGGTTCGAGCTCAGCGCGGCGAGCTGGTGGCTCGTCGCCCGGTCGAGGCTGCCGATCCCGTCGCGCAGCCGCGCCGCCATGTGGCCGAAGGCCGGGTCGCCGGCCTTGAGCAGTCCCTCCGCGGCGCGGCGCATCCAGGCGATCTGCGACCGCGCGGTGGCCCCGCCGTTCAGCGGCAGCTTGCGGGCGGTGAGGTCGATGGCCTGGATGCCGTTGGTCCCCTCGTAGATGCCGAGGATGCGGGCGTCGCGCATGAGCTGCGCCGCCCCTGTCTCCTCCACGAAGCCCATGCCGCCGTGGACCTGCACGCCGAGCGAGGTCACCTCGTTGGCGAGGTCCGTCGCGAACGCCTTCGCGACCGGGGTCAGCACCGAGGCGCGGTCCAGGGCCGCCTGCCCCTCCGGCCCCTTCGACGCGTCGAGGGCCGCGGCGGTGAGGTAGCAGATGGCGCGGGCGGCGGCCGTCGAGGCCTTCATGGTCAGCAGCATGCGCTGCACGTCCGGATGGGCAGCGATCGGGCTCGTCGCCTCGGCGGCGCCCACCGCCTTGCCCTGGCGGCGCTCCTGCGCGTAGGCGAGCGCCCGCTGGGTCGCGGCCTCGGCGACGCCGACGCCCTGCAGGCCGACATTGAGCCGCGCCGCGTTCATCATCGTGAACATGCAGGCCAGCCCCTTGTTCTCCTGGCCGATCAGCCAGCCGGTGGCGCCGCCGCCGTCGCCGAACGCCATCGAGCAGGTCGGCGAGGCGTGGATGCCGAGCTTGTGCTCGATGCCGGAGCAGCGCAGGTCGTTGCGGGTCCCGTCCGGCAGCACCTTCGGCACCAGGAACAGCGAGATGCCCCGCGTACCGGCGGGCGCGTCGGGCAGGCGCGCCAGGACGAGGTGGACGATGTTGTCGGCGAGATCGTGCTCGCCGTAGGTGATGTAGATCTTGTTGCCGGTGATCCGGTAGGTGCCGTCGCCCGCAGGCACCGCCCGGGTGCGCAGCAAGGCGAGGTCGGAGCCCGCCTGCGGCTCGGTCAGGTTCATGGTGGCGGGCCACGCGCCCGAGACCAGCTTCTCGAGGTAGCGCGCCTTCAGGTCGTCCGAGCCGTGGGCCGCCAGCGCCTCGATGCCGCCCTGGGTCAGGAGCGGGCAGAGGCCGAAGGCGAGGTTGGCGCCGTTCCACATCTCGGTGCAGGCGGCCTCGATCAGCTTCGGCAGGCCCTGGCCGCCGTGGTCGGCCTCGGCCGAGAGCCCGTTCCACCCGCCCTCCGTGAAGGTGCGGTAGGCCTCGCGCCAGCCGGGCGGCGTGGTGACCTGCCCGTCCGCGAAGGGGGTGCCGTGCCGGTCGCCGACCCGGTTGAGCGGCGCGATCACGCCGGCGGCGATGCGCCCGGCCTCGGTCAGGATCGCCTCGGCGTCGTCGGGATCGACCGCGTCGAGCCCGGCCACGTGCCGCAGCGTGAAGAGCATCTCGGGGACCGGGGCGCGGTAACTCATACGATCCTCCCGTGTGGCGGCCCGCCCGCGCGTTCGATCCGGGGCGGGTTTGACCGCGCCCGCGCACCGGCGCTAGGGCGGGGCGAGGATAGGCGCGCGGGGCTCGCACCGCCATGACCTCGGAGACGGCTTCCCGCATGAACGATCCCGGGTCAACGGTCCCGGCCGCGACCCGGCGGCTCCCCGCCGACGCCGCCGGCCTCGCGGAGGCCGCCGCGCTCCTACGGGCGGGCCGCCTCGTCGCCTTCCCGACCGAGACCGTCTACGGGCTCGGGGCGGACGCCACCGACCCCGGGGCGGTGACGGGCATCTTCGCCGCCAAGGCGCGGCCGCGCTTCAACCCGCTGATCTCGCATCTGCCCGACGCGGCGGCGGCCCTGGCGGAGGGCGTCTTCGACGCGTCGGCGCGCCGCCTCGCCGAGGCCTTCTGGCCCGGTCCCCTGACCCTGGTCGTCCCGGCGCACGCGGGCACGCGGGTCTGCGACCTCGCCCGCGCCGGCCTGCCGAGCCTCGCCCTGCGGGTTCCCGCGCACCCGCTCGCGCGGGATCTCCTGGCGCAGGTCGGGCGGCCGGTCGCGGCGCCCTCGGCCAACCGGTCCGGGCGGGTGAGCCCGACGCGGGCCGTCCACGTCCTCGACGATCTCGCCGGCCGGATCGCCGCCGTGCTCGACGGCGGCGACACGACGGTGGGCG from Methylobacterium sp. NMS14P includes:
- a CDS encoding class I SAM-dependent RNA methyltransferase, coding for MSDAADIETVTIRELGARGDGIAEDGTPVPYALPGERAEIRREARRAALLGVAQASPDRVEPFCPYYMRCGGCRTQHLARPAELAWKRDLVAQALSQARLDVTPGPAVDAHGAGRRRLTLHVREIGGRAEAGLMAARSHALVPIDHCPITVPALHPAPAVARRLAAPLGHGRKPLDLAVTATDQGLDVDLRGHGPVSAGVGAALVRIAGELGLARLSLHGERLMEAEPVSVTADSPAGGTAAAGRLYPAPGGFLQATAAGQATLCDLTVAALGPRIRRVADLFAGCGPLTLAIARTAAVHAVESDAAALAGLDRAARAASGLRRITSERRDLFRRPLLPPELDAFDAVVFDPPRAGAEAQARQIAAARVPLVVGVACDAGTFARDAATLVAGGYRLEAVTPVDQFRHSGHVEMVGVFRREPARRR
- a CDS encoding magnesium transporter CorA family protein, which codes for MIFIHQPAVGAGATLLERRVIDLQDTVPEDTVWLDLIRPSREEELKVESFAGIEVPTREEMKDIEPSELLYVEDGARYMTGRVLSKVSDAEEPGLAGITFILRGNRLVTVRHEEPQAFRMYTQRAGRSMGNGGASAPSGESILAGLIEAVIDRAADVLQLQGERIDRLSGKIFEVQEDPSARNTALQDTLRALGRHGDLISKQRESLVSMERILLSLSATYRTNKAPRDLREDVRSTLRDLQSLEEHATFLSTKIQFLLDATLGLVNLEQNNIIKLFSVMAVVFMPPTLIASIYGMNFKSIPELDFAFGYPMALIMMVVAAVFPYFFFRWKKWL
- a CDS encoding methyl-accepting chemotaxis protein, encoding MRFSLKTVLAGAIGLLALAAVGQGIASVVSLSEIERNAAAISQQALPAQNQAEAIGTAVRDARLRLYRLAVASPDVAALDKNQTALTDALGELSGLRQAYQDRLTSPEARAIYERFTNAWNAYQNIQLQVVELMIAGEQPGALALVLDPATGAQNDAAVASLTESIAAARGQTEANVTQTVQAATRAKLIAMIATVVGLAVAAAAMLFALFGIARPIERMTGAMGRLAEGDETVPVPHTGRRDEIGAMAAAVQVFKDNLVHTRALERETALARDGAEAQRRRAVHAMAESFEAAVGGVLARVADAALGLRADAEAMSGTATHTAERSATVAGAAQEAAQHVGTVAAAAEELGASVQEIGRQVDGSAELARSAVVQAGDTAGLVQELSAAAGRIGDVVRLITAIAGQTNLLALNATIEAARAGEAGRGFAVVASEVKQLAAQTARATEEIAGQVGRIQGATGQTVDAIDGIAARIREIDGVATSIAAAVEQQGAATREIARNVAEAASGTGAVTGTIDAVARAADDTGTAATRMLASASSLSEEAAELRREIDAFLHTVRAA
- a CDS encoding DMT family transporter; the protein is MAWIYLVTAGVLEVVWAFAMKQSEGFTRLWPTAIMALAMAGSVGFLALAMRTLPLGTAYTIWTGIGAVGASLVGIAVLGEQASASRILAAGLIGSGLVLMKLSSPG
- a CDS encoding B12-binding domain-containing radical SAM protein; translation: MSEANTAPRVLMVFPKFYENSMWNFKEAMELQGARAPAPPLGLITLAAMLPPAWQVTLVNRNCEELTDAQIQAADLVMTGGMLPQEPDCLVVIDRCVALGTPVCVGGPAPTSTPEVYDKADFLVLGEAEGILDKFVAAWEAGERRGRLTAEKFKADVTKSPIPRFDLLTFSHYLYVGVQFSRGCPFTCEFCDIIELYGRAPRTKTTPQMLAELDRLYGLGYRGHVDFVDDNLIGNKKAIKLFLPHLIKWQEDHGYPFKFSTEASLNLADDDELLGMMRDANFFALFTGIETPDEATLIQTQKKQNTKRSIADSVHKLYEHGMFVTAGFIVGFDTEKDSISKAMSLCIGQTGIPIAMVGLLFALPNTQLSRRLRKEGRLYENYAATTADQGDQCTQGINFVTLRPQRDVLGDYRDVLQEIYDPPNFFDRVRVVARQVKRPKFAAQKLNWRHVAHDLYSLLRVCWRMTVRRPELAKHFWSVFLETARRNPAALEAVVTNMVIYLHVYPFSRYVIREINGRIAELDAGRWVQPPVLAPEAETCKAPPVGKVVAKAEVKHLAAVA
- a CDS encoding SDR family NAD(P)-dependent oxidoreductase; the protein is MSPPDLSQKICLVAGASRGVGRGLARALGEAGATVIVTARSSETGPRTEMRAEAIEDTARAVDAAGGRGHHYLCDHRSERATDALVHWALRRFGRIDVAACSVWSGNEGYDGERYPDGAGWGTPFWRRSAEPYLGLLEAGPLPALLLARAVAPAMVAARAGLLALVSFGTEDYLGDVFYDSAKAATNRLTLAFARELAPHGVTALGLSPGFVATERARDLGHVQHATESPLYAGRALAALAADPDIAARAGAVLHAGDLARVYGFTDADGTRPERFRVAP
- a CDS encoding enoyl-CoA hydratase-related protein, whose amino-acid sequence is MAEPVTIDDLAGGVRLITLNRPEKKNALTGAMYDAMRAGLTEADASDAVGAVVFAGQPGMFSAGNDLADFMGQSSGDKAGDGFSASPALAFIRQLARTRTPMVAAVDGIAVGIGATLCLHCDLVYASPAARLRMPFVELGLVPEAASSYLLPLRVGRLKATELLLLSRPLEADEAQALGLVNAVLPADMLVEQAIAQAARLAALPRGALTASRALIRGDQAQVEAALEAEARAFDAQLRSPESQERLAAFLSRSKPAASA
- a CDS encoding acyl-CoA dehydrogenase, which produces MSYRAPVPEMLFTLRHVAGLDAVDPDDAEAILTEAGRIAAGVIAPLNRVGDRHGTPFADGQVTTPPGWREAYRTFTEGGWNGLSAEADHGGQGLPKLIEAACTEMWNGANLAFGLCPLLTQGGIEALAAHGSDDLKARYLEKLVSGAWPATMNLTEPQAGSDLALLRTRAVPAGDGTYRITGNKIYITYGEHDLADNIVHLVLARLPDAPAGTRGISLFLVPKVLPDGTRNDLRCSGIEHKLGIHASPTCSMAFGDGGGATGWLIGQENKGLACMFTMMNAARLNVGLQGVGVAEAATQRALAYAQERRQGKAVGAAEATSPIAAHPDVQRMLLTMKASTAAARAICYLTAAALDASKGPEGQAALDRASVLTPVAKAFATDLANEVTSLGVQVHGGMGFVEETGAAQLMRDARILGIYEGTNGIQAIDLTARKLPLNGGATARSQIAWMRRAAEGLLKAGDPAFGHMAARLRDGIGSLDRATSHQLAALSSNRPEAALAGATPYLRLFGLTLGAACLARSALAASAARKAGETDPAHAARIALARFYAENLLVAASGLEQAVVEGGAFTDDAALALAV
- a CDS encoding L-threonylcarbamoyladenylate synthase, encoding MNDPGSTVPAATRRLPADAAGLAEAAALLRAGRLVAFPTETVYGLGADATDPGAVTGIFAAKARPRFNPLISHLPDAAAALAEGVFDASARRLAEAFWPGPLTLVVPAHAGTRVCDLARAGLPSLALRVPAHPLARDLLAQVGRPVAAPSANRSGRVSPTRAVHVLDDLAGRIAAVLDGGDTTVGVESTVVACLDGTPRLLRPGGVTRAALRAVLGLDPATPEAADADRPAGPGMLASHYAPRARVRLDAVRIEPGEAVLLFGSVLPAGHETARASLNLSPAGDPAEAAARLFGALRDLDASGAETIAVAPIPGVGLGEAIRDRLARAAAPR